In the Longimicrobiales bacterium genome, one interval contains:
- a CDS encoding FtsX-like permease family protein — MMLHVQGEGGREPDAAAPPDRRCVGALIAAFSGLALLLAAVGLNGLVSFGASQRVREMGIRIALGARPKSLIWLVLARGIGIVLIGIGLGTAIAAGLAQALQGLLFQVEPSDPLVIGASAAVRFATVTLAAWLPARRASRVDAATSLRD, encoded by the coding sequence ATGATGCTGCACGTGCAGGGTGAGGGCGGGCGCGAACCCGACGCCGCAGCCCCTCCAGACCGCCGTTGCGTCGGAGCCTTGATCGCAGCGTTCTCCGGGCTCGCGTTGTTGCTCGCAGCCGTCGGGCTCAACGGCCTGGTGTCGTTTGGTGCGTCTCAACGAGTCCGAGAGATGGGCATTCGGATCGCATTAGGCGCACGTCCGAAGTCACTCATCTGGCTCGTCCTGGCGCGAGGAATCGGCATCGTGCTGATCGGGATCGGGTTGGGCACAGCGATCGCTGCGGGGCTCGCCCAAGCGCTTCAAGGGCTCCTCTTCCAGGTCGAACCCAGTGACCCGCTGGTCATCGGAGCGTCGGCCGCGGTCCGCTTCGCGACGGTGACGCTGGCGGCCTGGCTTCCAGCGAGGCGAGCGAGCAGAGTGGACGCAGCGACCTCACTGAGGGACTAA
- a CDS encoding cytochrome c-type biogenesis protein CcmH codes for MRHMRTAVVLTAMFTFGAAGMAAQSTGPSHAGYDPNAPRDGHYHNGELGEKLLILESNLKCDCGCGLDVHSCQFQMQCGTAPVWSVRIREALEAGESVDVIQAGFVADFGKTVLMSPPAEGFNLIGYFLPAIAILTAGMLLGLLTRRGTRREDMVPIEVLTDEDAARLSAAMKKLDSLESPDW; via the coding sequence ATGAGACATATGAGAACCGCGGTCGTTCTGACGGCCATGTTCACCTTTGGCGCAGCCGGCATGGCTGCCCAATCCACCGGGCCCTCGCACGCAGGGTATGACCCGAACGCCCCGCGTGACGGGCATTACCACAACGGCGAACTCGGTGAAAAGCTTCTCATTCTTGAATCGAATCTGAAGTGTGATTGTGGATGCGGGCTCGACGTGCACTCGTGTCAGTTCCAGATGCAGTGTGGGACGGCTCCGGTCTGGTCGGTTCGCATTCGGGAGGCGCTCGAAGCCGGGGAGTCGGTTGATGTGATCCAGGCAGGATTCGTTGCCGACTTCGGAAAAACCGTGTTGATGTCGCCACCGGCCGAGGGCTTCAATCTCATCGGCTACTTTCTACCTGCGATCGCTATTTTGACCGCGGGCATGCTCTTGGGCCTGCTCACACGGCGCGGGACGCGCCGTGAGGACATGGTGCCGATCGAGGTGCTCACAGACGAAGATGCTGCCCGCCTCAGCGCAGCCATGAAGAAGCTCGATTCGCTGGAGAGCCCTGACTGGTAG
- a CDS encoding isocitrate/isopropylmalate family dehydrogenase translates to MSQTITVIPGDGIGPEVTDATLTVLKAAGADLEYDMQQAGLIALQEQRNPLPQSTLDSAEEHRIMLKGPLTTPSGSGFRSINVEMRKAFDLYSNVRPVRTLVPGGRYEDIDLVLIRENTEGLYVGVEHYIGMHGDPRAAAESVMIITRFGAERICRCAFEYARANGRKKVTLAHKANILKYTQGLFLDIGREVAKEYPDIEFEDRIIDATAMLLVLDPYQFDVLVMENMFGDILSDLMAGLVGGLGFAPAGNIGTDAAMFEAVHGSAPDIAGQGVANPTGLLMSACMLLDHVEQEDVATRIRAAVDHVIMGETHRTVDMGGNAGTKQYTEALVRALS, encoded by the coding sequence ATGTCTCAGACCATCACAGTGATCCCGGGCGACGGAATTGGCCCTGAAGTCACGGACGCGACGCTCACCGTACTCAAAGCCGCTGGCGCGGACCTCGAGTACGACATGCAGCAGGCCGGACTCATCGCGCTTCAGGAGCAACGCAACCCGCTCCCCCAGAGCACGCTTGATTCTGCGGAAGAGCATCGGATCATGCTCAAGGGTCCGCTCACGACCCCCTCGGGTTCCGGTTTTCGCTCCATCAACGTCGAGATGAGAAAGGCGTTCGACCTCTACTCCAACGTGCGGCCCGTTCGGACTCTCGTCCCCGGGGGGCGTTACGAGGACATCGACCTCGTCCTGATTCGTGAGAACACGGAAGGGCTATACGTCGGTGTTGAGCACTACATCGGCATGCACGGGGATCCGAGAGCGGCAGCTGAGTCGGTCATGATCATCACGCGCTTCGGTGCCGAACGGATCTGCCGGTGCGCCTTCGAATACGCTCGCGCGAACGGTCGCAAAAAAGTCACCCTGGCCCACAAAGCCAACATTCTGAAATACACCCAGGGGCTGTTCCTCGACATCGGGCGGGAGGTCGCGAAGGAGTATCCCGACATCGAATTTGAGGATCGCATCATCGATGCAACGGCGATGCTTCTCGTCCTCGATCCGTACCAATTCGATGTCCTCGTTATGGAGAACATGTTCGGTGACATCTTGTCGGACCTCATGGCCGGGCTCGTCGGTGGACTCGGCTTTGCGCCGGCCGGTAACATTGGGACTGACGCGGCCATGTTCGAAGCCGTGCACGGCTCAGCGCCTGATATCGCAGGGCAGGGCGTCGCGAATCCGACCGGCCTCTTGATGTCAGCGTGCATGCTTCTTGATCATGTGGAGCAGGAGGACGTCGCGACGCGCATTCGCGCTGCGGTGGATCATGTGATCATGGGCGAGACCCACCGCACCGTGGACATGGGTGGAAACGCCGGCACGAAGCAGTACACTGAGGCGTTGGTCCGAGCACTCAGCTAG
- a CDS encoding aminopeptidase, with amino-acid sequence MRAFAAVLTLTTVLLACGGEAGDEAQESATQVAVGGGIDFERTAGHILDQLGLQAGERVLLVGVPGRFDGLVQPLRDGITAAGAVDLGAFAEAGSLPAEWETDFIANLHEAPNEQLGELLADVDAAVMMPGANTGHRVYTAMQDVLRGDTGRTVHFHWLGAYDIDGAEREIDGMVDTFYQGVLADTDYTALAAVQLAFEEASRGSTVRVTTPAGTDISFQIGDRPVTKQDGNASAARAAQGRNLIDREIELPAGAIRVAPIEETVNGTIVFPPSQWNGEPTQNLTLEFERGVMTSLNADVGADAAMSEIDNAGPAGRAFREFALGFNPLLAIPTEGESWIPYYGYGAGVVRLSLGDNTELGGNVGGGYVRWNFFVDATVTIDGDIWVDAGRLVK; translated from the coding sequence ATGCGCGCCTTCGCCGCAGTCCTGACACTGACGACCGTCCTCCTAGCCTGTGGGGGTGAAGCCGGAGACGAAGCTCAGGAGTCCGCGACCCAGGTCGCCGTGGGCGGCGGAATCGATTTCGAGCGGACCGCCGGCCACATCCTCGATCAATTGGGCCTACAGGCCGGTGAACGAGTGCTTCTCGTGGGCGTGCCTGGTCGATTCGACGGGTTAGTGCAGCCCCTGCGCGATGGAATCACCGCGGCAGGAGCTGTCGATCTAGGCGCCTTCGCCGAGGCCGGCAGTCTGCCAGCCGAGTGGGAGACCGATTTCATTGCGAACCTCCACGAGGCCCCGAACGAACAACTCGGGGAATTGCTCGCGGACGTGGACGCTGCCGTCATGATGCCGGGCGCAAATACAGGGCACCGCGTCTACACGGCCATGCAGGACGTTCTCAGAGGTGACACTGGACGGACGGTGCACTTCCACTGGCTGGGCGCCTACGACATTGACGGCGCAGAGCGTGAGATCGACGGTATGGTCGACACGTTTTACCAGGGCGTGCTCGCAGACACGGACTACACCGCACTGGCTGCCGTCCAACTCGCGTTCGAAGAAGCCTCGCGGGGATCGACGGTCCGAGTGACGACCCCGGCCGGCACCGATATCTCATTCCAAATCGGAGATCGCCCGGTCACGAAACAAGATGGGAATGCGAGCGCTGCACGGGCCGCACAGGGCCGAAATCTCATCGATCGCGAAATCGAGCTGCCTGCCGGAGCGATTCGAGTAGCCCCCATCGAAGAGACTGTGAACGGGACGATCGTCTTCCCGCCTTCACAGTGGAATGGTGAGCCCACACAGAACCTGACGTTGGAATTCGAGCGCGGGGTCATGACCTCGCTCAATGCGGACGTCGGTGCCGATGCAGCGATGTCAGAGATCGACAACGCAGGGCCCGCTGGACGTGCATTCCGCGAATTCGCGCTCGGCTTCAACCCGCTGCTCGCCATCCCAACGGAAGGCGAGAGCTGGATTCCGTACTATGGATACGGGGCCGGCGTGGTGCGCCTCTCGTTGGGGGACAACACCGAGCTCGGAGGAAACGTCGGCGGCGGATACGTCCGTTGGAATTTCTTCGTGGACGCCACGGTAACCATAGACGGCGACATCTGGGTCGACGCGGGACGGCTGGTGAAATAA
- a CDS encoding branched-chain amino acid transaminase, with product MGAVGFQESDWIWKNGEMIGWHDAQLHLLSTAVQFGTSVFEGIRAYETPKGPAIFKLDQHLRRLMDSAKVYRMTPEDYGPPEFKEAILEVVRRNKLDSCYIRPMILRGYGSISLNPYASPIDSYVASWPWGAYLGEEALKHGVDVCVSTWWRAHPNTIPVAAKAGGHYVSAQLMKMEAIENGYVDAIALGPDGLVSEGSGMNIFLVRDGVVLTPFLDGTSLNGITRHAVIQLANDLGYTVREQHVPRESLYTADEIFFTGTAAEVTPVRSVDRIPVGAGTAGPVGLALQKHFWETVRGENDDPNNFLTYVND from the coding sequence ATGGGTGCTGTCGGCTTTCAGGAATCGGATTGGATCTGGAAAAACGGTGAGATGATCGGCTGGCACGATGCCCAGCTTCACCTTCTGAGTACCGCCGTCCAGTTCGGCACGTCGGTCTTCGAGGGAATTCGTGCCTACGAGACGCCCAAGGGCCCAGCAATCTTCAAGCTGGACCAGCACCTCCGGCGCCTCATGGACTCGGCGAAGGTCTATCGCATGACTCCAGAGGATTACGGCCCTCCGGAGTTCAAGGAGGCGATCCTCGAAGTCGTGCGACGGAACAAGCTGGATTCCTGCTATATCCGCCCCATGATCCTTCGGGGCTACGGTTCGATCAGCCTCAACCCATACGCCAGCCCCATCGACTCTTATGTGGCCTCCTGGCCCTGGGGAGCCTACCTGGGTGAAGAGGCGCTCAAACACGGTGTGGACGTTTGTGTGTCGACGTGGTGGAGGGCGCATCCCAACACGATCCCCGTCGCCGCCAAAGCGGGGGGGCATTATGTGAGCGCCCAGCTCATGAAGATGGAAGCGATCGAGAACGGGTACGTGGACGCCATCGCGCTTGGGCCCGATGGGCTCGTGAGTGAGGGCAGCGGGATGAACATCTTCCTCGTGCGGGATGGCGTGGTCCTCACACCGTTCCTCGACGGGACATCGCTCAACGGCATCACCAGACACGCAGTCATCCAGTTGGCAAACGACCTCGGCTACACGGTCCGTGAACAGCATGTCCCTAGAGAGAGCCTCTACACAGCGGACGAGATCTTCTTCACAGGCACGGCCGCGGAAGTGACCCCGGTTCGGAGCGTCGACAGGATTCCGGTCGGAGCGGGAACCGCAGGGCCCGTCGGTCTCGCATTGCAGAAACACTTCTGGGAGACGGTTCGGGGTGAGAACGACGATCCGAACAACTTCCTGACCTATGTGAACGACTGA
- a CDS encoding 6-bladed beta-propeller, translating to MRTKTGLIFVVVVTGGLMAGCADSNDARSAPQSVVRDSAGVTIVENDMPQPNSRLPWSISASPTVSIGTLEGEDAYQLFRVSDAMRLEDGRIVVVNRGSNEMRVFDDEGLHLASWGREGEGPGEFTGIIEIDAWAGDSIMAFDSRQRRISIYGLDGVHGRTFALHDNEDLVAPQFRGILSNGRLLVRSGAIFPVGEIPDGLTRSDYEHATISPDGEDAQSFGVFPGQEAFVVAGPGFMSVNTHPFGRNTVHTSWGAEVVVSATDTYELQAFDPDGVPTRIIRRGHLASSPTQDQLNAYFLERYTDSDPEERAQQMERVAEMPLVDAFPAYADVKSDPLGHLWVQEYQLPGDEQVIWTVFDREGRVLGFVETPSDLEVFEIGPDYILGRTQDDFDVEYVERWDLTR from the coding sequence ATGAGAACGAAGACCGGACTCATTTTCGTTGTCGTGGTAACAGGCGGGCTCATGGCGGGGTGCGCCGACTCGAACGACGCTCGATCCGCACCGCAGTCGGTGGTTCGCGACAGCGCGGGCGTCACGATCGTCGAGAACGACATGCCGCAGCCGAACTCGAGACTCCCTTGGAGTATCTCAGCCAGCCCGACCGTCTCGATTGGCACACTCGAGGGTGAGGATGCCTACCAGCTCTTCCGGGTCTCCGACGCCATGCGACTCGAGGATGGGCGCATTGTGGTGGTCAACCGAGGCTCGAACGAGATGCGGGTCTTCGACGACGAAGGACTTCACCTGGCCTCCTGGGGCCGCGAGGGTGAAGGACCCGGCGAGTTCACGGGTATCATCGAGATCGACGCATGGGCTGGTGATTCGATCATGGCCTTCGATTCCCGGCAACGCCGGATCTCGATCTATGGGCTGGACGGAGTCCACGGGCGGACTTTTGCCCTCCATGACAACGAAGACCTCGTCGCTCCACAGTTCCGAGGGATATTGTCCAACGGGCGCCTGCTTGTGCGGTCCGGAGCGATCTTCCCCGTAGGTGAAATTCCGGACGGGCTGACCCGGTCTGATTACGAGCACGCCACGATCTCCCCGGACGGTGAGGACGCGCAGTCATTCGGTGTATTTCCGGGACAAGAGGCGTTCGTGGTAGCCGGGCCTGGATTCATGTCCGTCAACACCCACCCGTTCGGGCGGAACACAGTGCATACCTCGTGGGGTGCCGAGGTCGTCGTAAGTGCAACCGACACCTACGAATTGCAGGCCTTCGATCCGGACGGGGTGCCGACCCGCATCATCCGGCGAGGCCATCTGGCCTCATCACCGACCCAGGATCAACTAAACGCCTATTTCCTGGAACGTTACACCGACAGCGACCCAGAAGAGCGTGCTCAGCAGATGGAGAGGGTCGCGGAAATGCCGCTAGTGGACGCCTTCCCCGCTTATGCAGATGTGAAGTCGGATCCGCTCGGCCACCTGTGGGTCCAGGAGTACCAACTCCCTGGAGACGAACAGGTCATCTGGACCGTCTTCGACCGTGAGGGCCGGGTGCTGGGCTTCGTCGAGACACCGAGCGACTTAGAAGTCTTCGAGATCGGTCCCGACTATATTCTCGGGCGAACCCAGGACGACTTTGACGTCGAGTACGTCGAGCGGTGGGACCTGACGCGCTAA
- the ggt gene encoding gamma-glutamyltransferase, which translates to MIVIPYSLDVLVQQPQRANEVTRGAVSGNPKAGRLARRAGSSDLAVFAEVLDLFFEVSMRTNRAWHIAALLTVAFSLVAAPAALVAQASEPVRAGSGMVVSTQWIASEVGRDVLAAGGNAVDAAIATGFALAVTHPSAGNIGGGGFMVIRFPNGQSTAIDFREKAPLAADPLMWLDENGEYSSQIHHRSHMAVGVPGTVAGFDKAHRLYGDMNWERLVYPSVALAQDGFELSGRLAGGLSRLVERTNAHPATVAQFSNNGTPFGEGETFRQADLGRTLQRIMLNRRDGFYSGETARLIAEEMAANGGLITEADLELYEARERSPIKGTYRGYDIISMPPPSSGGVAMVTMLNILEGYDLPSLGHNTAPYIHHLSEAMRRGFKERAQYLADPDFVDMPIFELTSKDHAAALRASILPDMATPSQPSDITMGYESPETTHYSVVDGNGMAVSVTYTLESGYGSGIVVPGGGFLLNNEMGDFNAGPGLTNETGLIGTTPNLARPQQRMLSSMTPSIVAKDGRLVAVVGSPGGRTIINTVMQVILNVVDFGMNIQEAVNAKRIHHQWLPDRIRIEGDGASADAITALEAMGHTVQMGGGQGTAHSIMIDARTGERLGAADPRNPDAGARGN; encoded by the coding sequence TTGATCGTCATCCCGTACAGCCTCGATGTCTTGGTTCAGCAGCCTCAGAGGGCCAATGAAGTAACCCGTGGCGCGGTGTCGGGCAATCCAAAGGCGGGGCGGCTGGCGCGACGGGCCGGCTCGTCGGATCTTGCGGTCTTCGCTGAGGTTTTGGACTTGTTCTTCGAGGTTTCGATGCGTACCAATCGTGCGTGGCACATCGCCGCACTTCTGACTGTCGCCTTTTCGCTCGTAGCCGCGCCTGCAGCCTTGGTGGCACAAGCCTCTGAGCCTGTCCGTGCCGGCTCCGGGATGGTCGTGTCCACGCAGTGGATCGCCTCAGAGGTCGGCCGCGACGTGCTCGCTGCGGGTGGAAACGCCGTGGACGCCGCGATCGCCACAGGCTTCGCGTTGGCCGTCACGCATCCCTCTGCGGGCAACATTGGCGGGGGCGGCTTCATGGTGATCCGCTTCCCGAACGGGCAGTCCACCGCAATCGACTTTCGCGAAAAGGCACCGCTCGCCGCAGACCCGTTGATGTGGTTGGACGAAAACGGGGAGTACTCATCTCAGATCCACCACCGCAGCCATATGGCCGTAGGCGTCCCAGGTACGGTCGCGGGCTTTGACAAAGCGCACCGGCTCTACGGCGACATGAATTGGGAGCGGCTGGTCTATCCCTCGGTCGCGCTCGCACAGGACGGATTCGAACTGAGTGGTCGCCTGGCCGGTGGGTTGAGTCGGCTCGTGGAGCGCACGAATGCTCATCCAGCGACGGTGGCACAGTTCTCAAACAATGGGACGCCATTCGGAGAGGGCGAGACGTTCCGGCAAGCCGATTTGGGCCGAACCCTCCAACGCATCATGCTCAATCGCCGCGATGGGTTCTACAGCGGCGAGACGGCGCGCCTCATCGCGGAAGAGATGGCCGCGAATGGTGGGCTGATTACCGAAGCCGACCTCGAACTCTATGAGGCTAGAGAGCGCAGCCCCATCAAGGGTACCTACCGTGGGTACGACATCATCTCGATGCCGCCCCCGAGTTCTGGTGGGGTGGCCATGGTCACGATGTTGAACATCCTCGAGGGATACGACCTGCCGTCGCTCGGGCATAACACTGCGCCGTACATCCATCACCTGAGTGAGGCGATGCGCCGCGGCTTCAAGGAACGAGCACAGTACTTGGCCGACCCGGACTTTGTGGACATGCCGATCTTTGAACTGACCAGTAAGGACCACGCTGCCGCGTTGCGGGCTAGCATTTTGCCGGACATGGCGACCCCGTCTCAGCCCTCGGATATCACGATGGGCTACGAGAGCCCGGAGACCACGCACTACTCAGTCGTGGATGGAAATGGGATGGCGGTTTCTGTCACGTACACTCTCGAATCTGGCTATGGCTCGGGGATCGTCGTGCCCGGTGGTGGCTTCTTACTCAACAACGAGATGGGTGACTTCAATGCCGGACCAGGCCTGACGAACGAAACCGGCCTCATCGGGACGACCCCGAACCTCGCGCGGCCCCAGCAGCGCATGCTCTCCTCCATGACGCCGAGCATCGTTGCGAAGGACGGGCGTCTGGTCGCTGTGGTCGGTAGCCCCGGTGGCCGCACGATCATCAACACGGTCATGCAGGTGATCCTGAACGTGGTCGACTTCGGTATGAACATTCAGGAAGCCGTGAACGCCAAGCGTATTCACCATCAGTGGTTGCCGGACCGGATCCGCATCGAAGGAGATGGTGCTTCGGCCGATGCCATCACGGCGCTTGAAGCGATGGGGCACACCGTCCAGATGGGTGGTGGGCAGGGGACTGCGCACTCGATCATGATCGACGCTCGGACCGGTGAACGGTTGGGTGCCGCAGATCCGAGGAATCCGGACGCTGGGGCGAGAGGGAATTGA
- a CDS encoding YaiI/YqxD family protein: MPRIFIDADSCPVKDETYKVAKRCGLDVVLVAAQWLRVPTEPWISLEVVKDEGQLDAADDWIVDHAEEQDIVVTEDILLAGRCLEKRARVVSPRGRVFTTDSIGEAIAIRELMADLRETGEVTGGAAPFDKRDRSAFLQRLDELVQKSLRADPRI, from the coding sequence ATGCCCAGGATCTTCATCGACGCCGACTCGTGCCCGGTTAAGGACGAGACCTACAAGGTTGCGAAGCGTTGCGGGTTGGATGTGGTCCTGGTCGCAGCCCAGTGGCTACGAGTTCCAACCGAGCCCTGGATTTCGCTGGAAGTGGTAAAAGACGAGGGGCAACTCGACGCCGCAGACGACTGGATCGTTGATCATGCGGAGGAACAAGACATCGTGGTCACTGAGGACATCCTCCTCGCGGGTCGATGCCTGGAGAAACGCGCCCGAGTCGTGAGCCCCCGCGGGAGAGTCTTCACGACCGATTCGATTGGGGAAGCCATCGCGATTCGGGAGTTGATGGCAGACCTGCGCGAGACCGGGGAAGTAACTGGGGGTGCGGCGCCATTCGACAAGCGCGACCGCTCCGCCTTCCTGCAGCGGCTCGACGAGCTGGTACAAAAGTCCCTGCGCGCGGATCCGCGTATCTAG
- a CDS encoding acyl-CoA dehydrogenase family protein produces the protein MARFEGIDFYDIDALLSEEERMVRDTIRSWVEDRLMPIIGDAYINRSFPTELIPEMGELGVLGANLPEKYGCAGLNNVAYGIIMQELERGDSGIRSFVSVQGALVMYPIFAFGSEEHRTEWLPKLATGEAIGCFGLTEPDYGSNPSGMITTAKKTDDGWLLNGAKMWITNGSMADVAVVWAQTGESGDTRSIRGFVVPTDTPGFSAKDQKGKLSLLASDTSELVFQDVALPDSALMPDSDVGLKAPLMCLTQARYGISWGVVGAAMACFDEALSYAKQRVMFDTTIGAKQIQQVRLADMLTSITQGQLLTYRLGRMKDEGTMTPQQVSLAKRANCDMATDIAREARRLLGANGILAEYHSMRHMANLESVYTYEGTHDIHSLILGQKLTGTSAF, from the coding sequence ATGGCCCGCTTCGAAGGCATCGACTTTTACGACATCGACGCACTCCTCTCTGAAGAGGAGCGCATGGTACGTGACACGATCCGCTCTTGGGTCGAAGACCGTCTCATGCCTATCATCGGTGATGCGTACATCAACCGGTCGTTCCCCACGGAGCTGATCCCGGAGATGGGGGAGCTCGGTGTGCTCGGTGCGAATCTCCCGGAGAAGTACGGGTGTGCTGGCCTGAACAACGTCGCGTACGGAATCATCATGCAGGAGTTGGAGCGGGGTGATTCCGGTATCCGTTCCTTTGTGTCCGTTCAGGGCGCGTTGGTCATGTACCCCATTTTCGCCTTCGGAAGTGAAGAACACCGCACCGAGTGGCTGCCGAAGTTGGCCACTGGAGAAGCGATCGGGTGCTTCGGCCTCACCGAACCGGACTATGGCTCGAATCCGTCCGGAATGATCACGACGGCGAAAAAAACTGACGATGGCTGGCTGTTGAACGGCGCCAAGATGTGGATCACCAACGGTTCGATGGCCGACGTCGCGGTCGTCTGGGCGCAGACAGGTGAGAGTGGAGACACGAGGAGTATTCGTGGTTTTGTCGTTCCTACCGACACGCCCGGATTCAGCGCCAAGGACCAGAAAGGCAAATTGTCGCTCCTCGCGTCAGATACGAGCGAACTCGTGTTTCAGGACGTTGCGCTGCCCGACAGTGCGCTCATGCCGGACAGTGACGTTGGCCTGAAGGCCCCGCTCATGTGCCTCACGCAGGCGCGCTACGGGATCTCATGGGGTGTGGTCGGTGCGGCGATGGCGTGCTTCGACGAGGCGCTCTCGTACGCGAAGCAACGCGTCATGTTCGACACCACGATCGGGGCCAAGCAGATCCAGCAGGTTCGCTTGGCGGACATGCTTACGAGTATCACCCAGGGTCAGCTCCTCACGTATCGCTTGGGTCGCATGAAGGACGAAGGGACGATGACTCCTCAGCAGGTTTCGCTCGCTAAAAGAGCGAACTGCGATATGGCTACGGATATCGCGCGTGAAGCGCGTAGGCTGCTGGGTGCCAACGGTATTCTCGCCGAATACCACTCGATGCGTCACATGGCCAACCTCGAGTCGGTCTACACGTACGAAGGCACGCACGACATCCACTCGTTGATTCTCGGCCAGAAGTTGACCGGTACGAGCGCCTTCTAG
- a CDS encoding SDR family oxidoreductase, with amino-acid sequence MDLGIKGKTALVCGSSSGLGRAIADALAAEGANLVINSRSSEKLQQVQSEIIAASGVRVEMVEADLTDPAGVDAVVSAAQEAFGTIDILVTNTGGPPAGPFENHSAEVWSQAIAQNFESVVNLTRAVLPGMKEQRWGRIVNVTSISVKQPVAGLILSNSIRAGVTGFAKTISNEVASFNVTVNNVLPGFTRTERLIHLAEAVAERDSLTIEGAYESWEGEIPMGRLGDPPELGAVAAFLCSEQASYVTGQSVAVDGGWIKGLY; translated from the coding sequence ATGGATCTCGGCATCAAGGGTAAGACAGCCCTCGTCTGTGGTTCGAGCTCGGGGCTCGGGCGCGCCATCGCGGACGCGCTCGCCGCGGAAGGCGCCAACTTGGTCATCAACTCCAGGTCTTCCGAAAAGCTCCAGCAAGTCCAGAGTGAGATCATTGCCGCATCAGGGGTTCGCGTCGAGATGGTCGAGGCTGACCTGACGGATCCGGCCGGCGTCGACGCCGTAGTCTCGGCAGCTCAGGAAGCGTTTGGCACCATCGACATTCTAGTGACCAACACGGGCGGTCCACCTGCCGGCCCCTTCGAGAATCACTCCGCCGAAGTCTGGAGCCAAGCCATCGCTCAGAACTTTGAGAGTGTGGTAAACCTCACGCGGGCTGTACTGCCCGGGATGAAAGAGCAGCGTTGGGGCCGCATCGTGAATGTCACCTCGATTTCTGTGAAGCAGCCCGTGGCTGGTCTCATTTTGTCCAACTCCATTCGGGCCGGCGTAACCGGATTCGCGAAGACGATCTCCAACGAAGTGGCCTCGTTCAACGTGACGGTGAATAACGTTCTGCCAGGGTTCACCCGCACAGAGCGGCTGATCCACTTGGCCGAAGCCGTCGCCGAACGTGACAGTCTCACGATTGAAGGCGCGTACGAGAGCTGGGAGGGCGAGATTCCCATGGGGCGTCTGGGGGACCCGCCAGAGCTAGGCGCGGTAGCAGCATTCTTATGTTCTGAGCAGGCTTCTTACGTAACCGGACAATCAGTCGCTGTGGACGGCGGCTGGATTAAAGGACTGTACTGA
- a CDS encoding cupin domain-containing protein: protein MSDTGVRHEKWEDIPLETVKENITRRLFTGDRMMLAHVYLDKGAIVPKHSHENEQLTYIVTGSLRFWIGDEGTEGYHERVVGAGEVLYLPSHVPHRAEALEDTFDLDVFSPPREDWLDGSDSYFHDED, encoded by the coding sequence ATGAGCGACACCGGCGTTCGCCACGAGAAGTGGGAAGACATCCCACTGGAGACGGTCAAAGAGAACATCACGCGCAGGCTCTTCACCGGAGACCGCATGATGCTCGCCCATGTCTACCTAGACAAAGGCGCGATCGTACCGAAACACAGTCACGAGAACGAACAATTGACCTACATAGTGACCGGCTCGCTCCGCTTCTGGATCGGCGACGAGGGCACTGAAGGGTATCACGAGCGTGTAGTCGGCGCCGGCGAGGTCCTCTACCTGCCGTCCCACGTGCCGCATAGGGCGGAAGCGCTCGAAGACACGTTCGACCTGGATGTCTTTAGTCCGCCGCGCGAAGACTGGCTGGACGGATCTGACTCCTACTTCCACGACGAGGACTGA